A genomic window from Balaenoptera acutorostrata chromosome 20, mBalAcu1.1, whole genome shotgun sequence includes:
- the HASPIN gene encoding serine/threonine-protein kinase haspin has product MAASLPRPGSRLFRTYGVAGGGGPRRRPGQAAVQWFPPQDRKRFFSSSSSDASGGGPSKSVVSDDPDDPDFRGSPVGQRRRRAGGRLSKDRPSLIATPRRLRLRARCPQKCSTPCGPLGPPPFPNGHPGLLSPDLSVCGQPGDGGELGTSASLLSSPASPGPGSPAPGDSICADPPAFLDAASEAPSGFQLPEASLDQVPLPSSQEAETAGGRLTRLAHQARASLRSALCSFLDSGNPEDSEPGPDGKNMRESCCDRELVGWRLESPGLSSTGKKRATDQDFGREAGSQEAVQIEYGEARGCKGGMEPGKSNRPERTGPSRKRKHQETAETSFCHHHQFKKGQKMEKDSFVTQDLTRLQNACSWTKARASFSFHKKKMVTAVSKVCSVYTIASSLSESLISEYSNLPVTNRTNSALDPWHFSSMYLLTPLKTLHATEKKASDAEKVYGECSQEGPIPFSDCLSSEKLECCEKIGEGVFGEVFQTVANHTPVALKIIAIEGQKLVNGAHQKTFEEILPEIIISKELSLLSDEVCNRTEGFIGLNSVHCVQGSYPPLLLQAWDRYNSTKGSANDRPDVFEEDQLFIVLEFEFGGIDLEQMRTKLSSIATAKSILHQITASLAVAEASLNFEHRDLHWGNVLLKKTSLKELHYTLNGKTRSIPTRGLQVNIIDYTLSRLERDGIVVFCDISMDQDLFTGEGDYQFEIYRLMRKENNNCWDEYHPYNNVLWLHYLTDKILKQMTFKTKGNTPSLKQMRRKIKHFHQTMLNFSSATDLLCQHSLFK; this is encoded by the coding sequence CCAGGCAGCGGTGCAGTGGTTCCCGCCGCAAGACCGGAAGCGTTTCTTCAGCAGCAGTAGCAGCGACGCCAGCGGCGGCGGCCCCTCGAAGTCTGTCGTCTCCGACGATCCTGACGACCCCGACTTCCGCGGCAGCCCGGTGGGTCAGCGGCGGAGGCGCGCTGGCGGCCGACTCTCCAAGGACCGGCCGAGTCTGATCGCGACCCCGAGACGCCTCAGGCTGCGAGCGCGGTGCCCGCAGAAGTGCAGCACTCCCTGCGGCCCGCTCGGACCGCCGCCCTTCCCCAACGGCCACCCAGGCCTCCTGAGCCCGGACCTCAGTGTGTGCGGCCAGCCCGGGGACGGCGGCGAGCTGGGCACCAGTGCCTCCCTGTTGAGTTCTCCGGCCTCTCCCGGCCCCGGGTCCCCTGCCCCAGGAGACAGCATCTGCGCCGACCCCCCCGCCTTTCTGGATGCAGCCTCTGAAGCTCCGAGCGGCTTCCAACTCCCAGAAGCCTCCCTGGACCAGGTacctctcccctcttcccaggAGGCAGAGACAGCAGGAGGCAGGCTCACCAGGTTGGCCCACCAAGCCCGTGCCAGCCTCAGGTCAGCTCTCTGTAGCTTTTTGGACTCAGGAAATCCTGAGGATTCTGAGCCTGGGCCAGATGGGAAGAATATGCGGGAGTCCTGCTGTGACAGGGAACTGGTAGGGTGGAGGCTGGAGAGCCCAGGTTTATCCAGCACAGGTAAGAAGAGGGCCACGGACCAGGACTTCGGTCGAGAGGCTGGGTCTCAGGAGGCTGTCCAGATAGAATACGGGGAGGcccgtgggtgcaagggtggtaTGGAACCTGGGAAAAGCAACAGGCCTGAGAGAACCGGGCCAAGCCGGAAAAGGAAGCATCAAGAGACAGCAGAAACCTCCTTCTGCCATCACCACCAGTTTAAAAAAggccaaaagatggaaaaagattcaTTCGTCACCCAGGACCTGACTCGTTTACAGAATGCCTGCTCTTGGACCAAAGCCAGGGCCTCCTTCAGCTTCCACAAGAAGAAGATGGTGACCGCCGTGTCAAAAGTGTGCAGCGTCTACACCATTGCCAGTTCTCTCTCTGAGTCCCTCATATCAGAATATTCAAACCTTCCTGTCACAAACAGAACAAACAGTGCCCTGGACCCTTGGCACTTTTCCTCCATGTATTTGCTCACCCCCTTAAAGACACTACATGCCACAGAAAAAAAGGCATCCGATGCAGAAAAGGTTTATGGGGAATGCAGTCAGGAGGGTCCTATCCCCTTCAGCGACTGCCTTTCCTCAGAAAAACTGGAATGCTGTGAGAAGATTGGGGAAGGGGTGTTTGGTGAAGTGTTTCAAACAGTTGCTAACCACACACCTGTAGCCCTAAAAATCATTGCTATTGAAGGACAGAAGTTAGTCAATGGAGCTCATCAGAAAACTTTTGAGGAAATCCTGCCAGAGATCATCATCTCCAAAGAGTTGAGCCTCTTGTCTGATGAGGTATGCAACCGTACAGAAGGCTTCATTGGGCTGAACTCGGTACACTGTGTTCAAGGATCTTACCCTCCCTTGCTCCTCCAGGCCTGGGATCGCTATAACTCAACCAAAGGGTCTGCAAATGACCGGCCTGACGTTTTTGAGGAAGACCAGCTCTTCATCGTGCTGGAATTTGAGTTTGGAGGGATCGACTTAGAGCAAATGAGAACGAAGCTGTCCTCCATCGCCACTGCAAAGAGCATTCTGCACCAGATCACCGCGTCCCTTGCCGTGGCAGAGGCATCGCTGAACTTTGAGCACCGAGACTTGCACTGGGGGAACGTGCTCTTAAAGAAAACCAGCCTCAAAGAGCTCCACTACACCCTCAATGGGAAGACGAGGTCCATCCCCACCCGAGGGCTACAGGTCAACATCATCGACTACACCCTGTCACGCTTGGAGCGGGACGGGATCGTGGTTTTCTGTGACATTTCCATGGACCAAGACCTGTTTACAGGAGAAGGTGACTACCAGTTTGAGATCTACAGGCTGATGAGGAAGGAAAACAACAACTGCTGGGACGAATATCACCCTTATAACAACGTGCTCTGGCTACACTACCTCACAGATAAGATCCTGAAACAAATGACCTTCAAGACCAAAGGTAACACCCCTTCCTTGAAGCAAATGAGGAGAAAGATCAAGCATTTCCATCAGACTATGTTGAACTTCAGCTCTGCCACAGACCTGCTCTGCCAGCACAGTCTGTTTAAGTAA